The Pedobacter roseus genome contains a region encoding:
- a CDS encoding TonB-dependent receptor, whose protein sequence is MQIKKILLLGMLCACVIFTSAQNRLSSISGQIKSSSGEPIPGATIKIHKTNYGTITDQKGSFNIMNIPFGNYTLQVSAIGFKTQKKEINVTDGAVASFNFSLDESSEQMETLNVIGRTANQQVNRQAFNVTSIDAKKLHNSTLDISHALDRVSGVRVREAGGLGSRMDFSLNGFTGRQVKFFIDGVPMDNFGSSFQINNIPINLAQRVEVYKGVVPVWLGSDALGGAINIVTDNTMKSYMDASYSYGSFNTHKTAINAGYTAASGFKVQINAFQNYSDNDYKVTTDVAAFNGQYFRNQVVKRFNDTYHNETLIASAGVVNKSFADQLMFGLTVGQNYSEIQTGARMISVFGDWHRKGSILMPTVKYAKKDLFTKGLDLRVNGNFNFGTEQNIDTVYRRYNWFQDYKEYPGAGSERERSMYKFRNNNGLATANLSYTIDEHHSLSLNNVFNSFNRKGSDELYPDAEKYEQPRINNKNVLGLGYKYSASEKWNTSVFAKQFYQSNKYSQSYNPSGNWGDIAYLTQKNSYSKTGYGIASTYFIVPNLQVKASYEKSYRLPETDELFGDLLNLEGNIDLKPEQSNNYNLGFSYQAQLNKIHRFSFDGNLMYRDAKDFIRPSLNNNQTKQVMGNLADVTNLGFESEIRYSFKQLFTAGVNVTYQNLRNNTRFEQGQTMQSPLFRDRIPNMPYLFGNADASLFFNNFGKKGNTLTLGYNVLYVHAYYLSWPSQGTSDTKYDIPRQWMQDVNAVYTLGGGRYNIGLECKNLLDNRIYDNFSLQKPGRAFYAKVRYFFSNNR, encoded by the coding sequence ATGCAAATTAAGAAAATTTTGCTACTGGGCATGCTATGTGCCTGCGTAATTTTTACTTCTGCCCAAAATCGACTCTCCAGCATTTCGGGCCAAATCAAAAGTAGTTCTGGCGAACCCATCCCAGGCGCTACGATTAAAATCCACAAAACCAATTATGGTACCATCACAGATCAAAAAGGAAGTTTTAACATTATGAATATTCCTTTTGGTAATTATACCCTGCAGGTATCGGCAATCGGTTTTAAAACACAGAAAAAAGAAATTAATGTAACCGACGGTGCAGTTGCAAGTTTCAATTTTAGTTTGGACGAATCATCAGAACAGATGGAAACCCTGAATGTAATCGGTCGCACGGCCAACCAGCAAGTAAACCGCCAGGCATTCAATGTCACCTCCATCGACGCCAAAAAACTGCATAACAGTACGCTCGATATTTCTCATGCTCTGGACCGTGTTTCGGGCGTAAGGGTAAGAGAAGCCGGGGGACTGGGTTCGAGAATGGATTTTTCGCTAAACGGTTTTACGGGCAGGCAGGTTAAGTTTTTTATTGATGGGGTACCGATGGATAATTTTGGTTCATCATTCCAGATCAATAACATCCCGATTAACCTTGCACAGCGTGTAGAAGTGTATAAAGGCGTAGTTCCCGTTTGGCTGGGCTCTGATGCTTTGGGCGGTGCAATCAATATTGTAACCGATAATACCATGAAAAGTTATATGGATGCTTCTTACTCTTATGGCTCGTTTAATACCCATAAAACGGCTATAAATGCAGGATATACTGCAGCATCGGGTTTTAAAGTGCAGATTAACGCTTTCCAAAATTATTCTGATAATGATTATAAAGTAACCACTGATGTGGCAGCTTTTAACGGTCAGTATTTTAGGAACCAGGTGGTTAAACGTTTCAATGATACTTATCATAATGAAACTTTAATTGCCAGTGCGGGTGTGGTGAATAAATCATTTGCCGATCAGTTGATGTTCGGGCTTACCGTTGGACAAAACTATTCGGAAATACAAACAGGGGCAAGGATGATCAGTGTGTTCGGTGATTGGCATAGAAAGGGCAGTATTTTAATGCCGACCGTTAAATACGCCAAGAAAGATTTATTTACAAAAGGTTTAGATCTTCGCGTAAACGGAAATTTTAATTTTGGTACTGAGCAGAATATCGACACGGTTTACCGCCGTTACAACTGGTTTCAGGATTATAAAGAATACCCTGGTGCAGGCAGTGAGCGCGAACGTTCGATGTACAAATTCCGCAACAACAATGGATTGGCTACCGCAAACCTGAGTTACACCATTGATGAGCACCATTCATTATCGTTAAATAATGTGTTTAACAGTTTTAACAGAAAAGGTTCTGACGAGCTTTATCCTGATGCTGAAAAATACGAACAGCCACGCATTAACAATAAAAATGTACTGGGTTTGGGCTATAAATACAGCGCTTCTGAAAAATGGAATACTTCGGTATTTGCGAAACAGTTTTATCAATCTAACAAGTACTCACAAAGTTATAACCCAAGTGGCAACTGGGGTGATATAGCTTATTTAACGCAAAAGAACAGTTATAGTAAAACGGGTTATGGCATTGCATCTACCTATTTTATTGTTCCAAATTTACAGGTTAAGGCATCTTATGAAAAAAGTTACCGTTTGCCGGAAACCGATGAACTTTTTGGTGATTTATTAAATCTTGAGGGAAATATCGATTTAAAGCCTGAACAAAGCAATAACTACAATTTAGGTTTTAGCTATCAGGCGCAGTTAAATAAAATCCACCGTTTTAGTTTTGATGGCAATCTAATGTACCGGGATGCGAAAGATTTTATCAGGCCATCTTTAAATAACAACCAAACCAAGCAGGTAATGGGCAACCTGGCCGATGTAACCAATTTGGGTTTCGAGTCAGAAATCAGGTATTCATTCAAACAGTTATTTACAGCAGGCGTAAATGTAACTTATCAGAATTTAAGGAATAATACCCGTTTTGAGCAGGGACAAACGATGCAGAGTCCTTTATTTAGAGACCGGATTCCAAACATGCCTTATCTTTTTGGTAATGCCGATGCGTCGCTTTTCTTTAACAACTTTGGTAAAAAAGGCAATACGCTAACCCTGGGTTATAATGTGCTTTACGTTCACGCTTATTATCTATCGTGGCCAAGTCAGGGTACTTCTGATACCAAATATGATATCCCCAGACAATGGATGCAGGACGTAAATGCTGTTTACACTTTGGGTGGTGGCAGATACAACATCGGGTTAGAATGCAAAAATCTATTGGATAACCGCATTTACGACAACTTCTCGCTGCAAAAACCAGGCAGGGCATTTTATGCTAAAGTGAGATACTTTTTTAGCAACAACAGATAA
- a CDS encoding DUF4142 domain-containing protein yields MKKLIYVMAVSALAFQACGGGNKDAKESADSLNMAKDTTSNVAATGGIAVDDADAKFTTQAAVGGMAEVELGKLALEKSSNAQVKEFATMMVKDHGMANAELMAIAKQKNITLPSTVDDEHKKKMEDLSKKTGSDFDKAYVDAMVDGHKSTLKLMEDESKDGKDADLKAFATKTAPTVQSHLVMINKINDSMK; encoded by the coding sequence ATGAAAAAGTTAATTTATGTAATGGCCGTTTCAGCCCTAGCCTTTCAGGCCTGTGGTGGTGGAAACAAAGATGCCAAAGAAAGTGCCGATAGTTTAAACATGGCAAAAGACACTACCTCGAATGTTGCTGCCACTGGTGGAATTGCAGTTGATGATGCGGATGCTAAATTTACCACTCAGGCAGCTGTTGGCGGCATGGCCGAAGTAGAATTAGGCAAACTGGCCCTCGAAAAAAGCAGCAACGCACAGGTTAAGGAATTTGCAACCATGATGGTTAAAGATCACGGTATGGCGAATGCAGAACTTATGGCCATTGCAAAACAGAAAAACATTACCCTGCCAAGCACAGTTGACGATGAGCACAAGAAAAAAATGGAAGACCTAAGTAAAAAAACAGGTTCAGATTTCGATAAAGCTTATGTTGATGCTATGGTTGACGGGCACAAATCGACCTTAAAATTGATGGAAGATGAATCGAAGGATGGTAAAGATGCAGATCTGAAAGCATTTGCCACCAAAACAGCTCCCACTGTTCAGAGCCACCTGGTGATGATCAATAAGATTAATGATAGCATGAAATAA
- a CDS encoding LytR/AlgR family response regulator transcription factor, protein MQPFNTAQLKCIIIDDDQLSIDILSNFIARIEELKTIATYTDPIDGILAIKEINDLDILFLDIGMEVSGLDVAKVIRNHVRYLVFVTGHEKYALDAFAVYCDKFIVKPITYEKINSAITDIIQKETRL, encoded by the coding sequence ATGCAACCATTTAATACCGCTCAACTCAAATGCATCATTATTGACGACGATCAACTCAGTATCGATATTTTAAGCAATTTTATTGCACGCATTGAAGAATTAAAGACTATTGCAACTTACACCGACCCGATTGATGGCATTTTGGCCATTAAAGAAATAAATGACCTGGATATTTTGTTTCTGGATATTGGAATGGAGGTTTCAGGCCTCGATGTGGCCAAAGTAATACGTAATCATGTGCGTTATCTCGTATTTGTTACCGGCCATGAAAAATATGCATTGGATGCTTTTGCCGTTTATTGTGATAAGTTTATCGTTAAGCCCATCACTTATGAGAAAATAAACTCGGCAATAACAGATATTATTCAGAAGGAAACAAGATTATAA
- a CDS encoding competence protein CoiA family protein, which yields MKKDILPVGIIPDITALKKEYYRKETPWHRDWKLAFPPSFREIAFYDAANTDLHRADVFTPAGYTIEFQNSPITVAELQSREAYYPNLIWVLNGKKFKGFKILKHLPDVDDPKIADYEFCHSDHLSMVRKAELMQGISNPKILNFYHPELKDIKLTSNLYSFCWKQPHSVWYLATAKIIVDLGGHFLYELKQRKQINGNYPYLKMISRKTFINWHTPPEL from the coding sequence ATGAAAAAAGATATTCTCCCTGTCGGGATAATCCCTGATATTACAGCGCTAAAGAAAGAATATTACCGAAAAGAAACACCATGGCACCGTGATTGGAAGCTGGCTTTTCCACCTTCTTTCAGGGAGATTGCCTTTTACGATGCTGCAAATACGGATCTCCACCGTGCAGATGTGTTTACTCCCGCTGGTTATACCATTGAATTTCAAAATTCACCAATTACCGTTGCCGAACTCCAAAGCAGGGAAGCTTATTACCCCAACCTGATCTGGGTGTTGAATGGTAAAAAATTTAAAGGTTTCAAAATCCTCAAGCACCTGCCTGATGTAGATGATCCAAAAATCGCTGATTATGAATTTTGCCATTCCGATCACCTGTCGATGGTACGTAAAGCCGAGTTGATGCAGGGAATAAGCAACCCTAAAATACTCAACTTTTATCACCCCGAGCTTAAGGACATTAAACTGACTTCTAATCTATACTCTTTTTGCTGGAAACAACCGCATAGTGTATGGTATTTAGCTACCGCAAAAATAATTGTAGACTTGGGAGGACATTTTTTGTATGAGCTAAAACAGCGGAAACAAATAAATGGTAATTATCCTTATCTAAAAATGATCAGCCGGAAAACCTTTATTAACTGGCATACTCCACCAGAACTATAA
- a CDS encoding DUF6965 family protein, with protein MTIPEIQQLEDFFAQAGKQQVPIYLNEATVITDYEHFLESHLTPLKANPEAKVNIPIVHRLKMLKLLIESNA; from the coding sequence ATGACCATCCCAGAAATACAACAGTTAGAAGATTTTTTTGCCCAGGCCGGAAAACAACAGGTGCCTATTTATTTAAACGAAGCCACTGTGATTACCGATTACGAGCATTTTTTGGAAAGTCATTTAACACCATTAAAGGCAAATCCTGAAGCAAAAGTGAATATTCCAATTGTCCATAGGTTAAAAATGCTGAAGCTTCTTATTGAGTCCAACGCTTAA
- the pta gene encoding phosphate acetyltransferase, which produces MTKNIYIASAEPYTGKSVIAFGMINMLLAKTQKVGYFKPIIAQDDPNQRDEHVEAMLDYFSLPVKYEDAFAFTRQEMLHQSEDSGAIINTIISKYKKLEDNYDFTVIEGSDFLGEGMAFEFESNALMAKNLGAPVLIVVSGKNKTASQLFKTAINIYRNFLLRDVQVLGVVANMVNPEEAERIKQALTNQLPAELLIAVIPTETGLQSPTMKEITLALGGEVLFGAELMDNQVDNFVTGAMMLPNFLRHIKDNLLIVTPGDRGDIIIGALQANLSANYPKIAGIVLTAGSLPDEPIIKLIEGLQTIIPIIAVQKGTFETTTTIGGIHSKITIENKKKIALAIELFEKYVDIKALDDKIITFSYQGITPHMFQYQLVKWAKRDKKHIVLPEGNDERILKAVEKLIAQDIVEITLLGDPAEIINSIKRLGLNLDVNTLKIHDPGQSAHYNDYVDTLHELRKAKNVNLEMARDMMTDVSYFGTMMVYKGDADGMVSGAVHTTQHTIRPALQFVKTKPGVSVVSSIFFMCLPERVAIFGDCAVNPNPTAQQLAEIAISSAESSAKFGIEPRIAMLSYSSGTSGEGEDVERVREATAIVKARHPELKIEGPIQYDAAVDPLVGKQKLPGSEVAGRASVLIFPDLNTGNNTYKAVQRETGALAIGPMLQGLNKPINDLSRGCTVDDIFNTVVITAIQCQDI; this is translated from the coding sequence ATGACTAAAAATATATACATCGCTTCGGCCGAACCCTATACCGGAAAATCAGTTATTGCTTTTGGAATGATCAATATGCTGTTGGCTAAAACCCAAAAAGTAGGTTATTTTAAACCCATTATTGCTCAGGATGATCCAAACCAGAGAGATGAACATGTAGAAGCCATGCTGGATTATTTCTCGCTTCCTGTTAAATATGAAGATGCTTTTGCTTTTACCCGGCAGGAAATGCTTCACCAATCGGAAGATAGCGGCGCCATCATCAATACTATCATCAGCAAGTATAAAAAACTGGAAGATAATTACGATTTCACGGTAATTGAGGGAAGCGATTTCTTAGGTGAAGGTATGGCTTTTGAATTCGAATCGAATGCTTTAATGGCCAAAAACCTGGGCGCCCCGGTATTGATCGTGGTATCTGGAAAAAATAAAACGGCCAGCCAGCTTTTTAAAACGGCCATTAATATTTACCGTAATTTCTTGTTGCGCGATGTACAGGTATTAGGCGTAGTGGCCAATATGGTAAATCCAGAAGAAGCAGAACGTATCAAGCAGGCCTTAACCAACCAATTACCAGCAGAACTGCTGATTGCGGTAATCCCTACTGAGACAGGATTACAGAGCCCTACCATGAAAGAAATTACCCTGGCATTAGGCGGCGAAGTGCTTTTTGGCGCCGAACTGATGGATAATCAGGTTGATAATTTTGTAACAGGTGCAATGATGTTGCCCAATTTTTTAAGGCACATTAAAGATAACCTGCTTATTGTTACCCCTGGCGACCGAGGGGATATTATTATCGGCGCCTTACAGGCCAATTTATCGGCTAATTACCCTAAAATTGCCGGGATTGTGTTAACAGCAGGCAGTTTACCAGATGAGCCTATCATTAAATTGATAGAAGGTTTACAGACCATCATCCCCATTATTGCTGTACAAAAAGGAACCTTCGAAACCACCACAACCATTGGCGGAATCCACTCGAAGATTACCATCGAAAATAAAAAGAAAATTGCCCTGGCGATTGAGCTTTTCGAAAAATATGTAGACATTAAAGCACTTGATGATAAGATTATCACTTTCAGTTACCAGGGCATTACGCCGCACATGTTCCAGTACCAATTGGTTAAATGGGCCAAACGGGATAAAAAACACATTGTTTTGCCTGAAGGAAATGATGAACGTATCTTAAAAGCCGTTGAAAAACTAATAGCCCAGGACATTGTCGAGATTACTTTATTAGGCGATCCTGCTGAAATTATCAATAGCATAAAAAGGTTGGGACTGAATTTAGATGTTAATACACTTAAAATCCACGATCCGGGCCAATCGGCACATTATAATGATTATGTTGATACTTTGCATGAACTTCGCAAAGCCAAAAATGTAAACCTCGAAATGGCGAGGGATATGATGACCGATGTTTCCTATTTCGGGACCATGATGGTGTACAAAGGAGATGCAGACGGAATGGTTTCGGGTGCCGTACATACTACTCAGCACACCATCAGGCCGGCTTTGCAATTTGTTAAAACCAAACCGGGCGTATCGGTAGTATCTTCAATATTTTTTATGTGTTTGCCAGAACGTGTGGCTATATTCGGCGATTGTGCGGTTAACCCCAATCCTACTGCCCAGCAACTGGCTGAAATTGCGATTTCTTCTGCAGAAAGCAGTGCCAAATTCGGTATAGAACCACGCATTGCCATGCTCTCTTACTCATCCGGTACATCAGGCGAAGGTGAAGATGTAGAACGTGTTCGGGAAGCTACCGCAATCGTTAAAGCGAGGCATCCGGAATTAAAAATAGAAGGGCCGATACAATATGATGCTGCCGTAGACCCACTTGTGGGTAAACAAAAACTACCGGGATCTGAAGTGGCCGGAAGGGCAAGTGTACTCATTTTCCCAGATTTAAATACCGGAAACAATACTTACAAAGCTGTACAGCGAGAAACTGGTGCATTAGCCATTGGCCCGATGTTACAGGGCTTAAATAAACCGATTAACGATTTAAGCCGTGGTTGTACCGTAGATGATATTTTTAATACCGTTGTGATTACAGCGATCCAATGCCAAGACATTTAA
- a CDS encoding acetate/propionate family kinase, producing the protein MNILVINSGSSSLKYQLFKMPEKAPVCSGLVERIGIEGSFIKHTVYRNGEKHSIEESGFIANHGEGLKQVLTLLTQSEYAVINSPDDITAVGHRVVHGGEHFTGATLITDEVKKQIKKLFSLAPLHNPVNYKCIEVAEQTFVNAKQIAVFDTAFHQTLPEKAYRYAIPEWYYKKHSIRVYGFHGTSHKYVSEQAIKWLNQENSKIISIHLGNGCSMAAIKDGKSIDTSMGFGPLSGLMMGTRSGDIDPSVIFHLMEHSGYTLDQLSTLVNKQSGLLGVGGSSDMRDIRKLLSEGNAAAILALKLYAYRIKKFIGAYAAVLNGIDAIIFTAGVGENDSNMREAVCTELDYLGIELDPDQNIAYKGELKEINSASSKVKILVIPTNEEYEIAHQCYGLLD; encoded by the coding sequence ATGAACATTTTAGTCATCAATTCAGGAAGTAGTTCCTTAAAATACCAACTTTTTAAAATGCCCGAAAAAGCCCCAGTTTGCAGCGGACTGGTAGAACGTATCGGCATCGAAGGTTCATTTATCAAACATACGGTTTACCGCAATGGTGAAAAGCACAGCATTGAAGAATCGGGTTTTATAGCCAACCATGGCGAAGGATTAAAACAAGTTTTAACATTATTAACACAGAGTGAATACGCCGTAATTAACAGTCCTGATGACATTACCGCAGTTGGTCATCGTGTAGTGCATGGGGGTGAACATTTTACAGGCGCCACGCTTATTACTGATGAAGTAAAAAAACAAATCAAAAAACTGTTTTCGCTTGCTCCGCTACACAACCCGGTGAATTATAAATGCATTGAGGTTGCCGAGCAGACTTTCGTAAATGCCAAACAAATTGCTGTATTCGATACTGCATTCCACCAAACCCTGCCAGAAAAAGCGTATCGTTATGCTATTCCGGAATGGTATTATAAGAAACACTCCATCAGGGTTTATGGATTTCATGGTACCAGCCATAAATACGTGAGCGAACAGGCTATTAAGTGGTTAAATCAAGAAAATTCTAAAATTATCAGTATTCACCTGGGTAACGGCTGTAGCATGGCTGCAATTAAAGACGGAAAATCTATTGATACCAGCATGGGCTTCGGGCCTTTAAGTGGATTGATGATGGGCACCCGCTCAGGAGATATCGATCCATCGGTTATTTTTCATTTGATGGAACATTCAGGATATACCCTGGATCAATTAAGCACTTTGGTGAACAAACAATCAGGGTTATTGGGCGTGGGTGGTTCGAGCGATATGCGCGACATCAGAAAACTGTTAAGCGAGGGAAATGCTGCTGCGATTTTAGCCCTTAAGTTATATGCTTACCGCATCAAGAAGTTTATTGGCGCTTATGCGGCCGTACTCAACGGTATAGATGCCATCATATTCACCGCAGGAGTTGGCGAAAACGACAGCAATATGCGCGAAGCCGTTTGTACCGAACTCGACTACCTGGGCATTGAATTAGATCCAGATCAGAACATAGCCTACAAAGGAGAATTGAAAGAAATCAATAGTGCCAGCTCAAAAGTGAAAATACTGGTTATTCCAACCAACGAGGAATATGAAATTGCGCATCAATGTTATGGGCTGTTAGACTAA
- a CDS encoding VOC family protein — MLENSKAFSSFSVDDVQKAKDFYQGVLGLEVKDNPMGVIEVVVSGSSNILLYPKPNHVPATFTVLNFPVENIDQAADELIAKGVKFEIYNQESIKTDEKGISRGNGGPNIAWFRDPAGNILSILETA, encoded by the coding sequence ATGTTAGAAAATTCGAAAGCATTTAGCTCGTTTTCTGTAGATGATGTACAGAAAGCAAAAGATTTTTATCAGGGGGTATTAGGCCTCGAAGTTAAAGATAATCCGATGGGGGTAATTGAAGTGGTGGTTTCCGGATCATCAAATATATTGCTTTACCCTAAGCCTAATCATGTTCCGGCAACTTTTACGGTACTTAATTTTCCGGTCGAAAATATAGATCAGGCTGCCGATGAACTGATTGCAAAAGGGGTGAAGTTCGAGATCTATAATCAGGAGTCGATTAAAACTGATGAAAAAGGCATTTCGCGTGGTAACGGCGGACCAAATATTGCCTGGTTCAGGGATCCGGCGGGTAATATTTTATCAATTTTGGAAACGGCCTAA
- a CDS encoding DinB family protein: MENQTSILVTELKKLLNGGGAHVGLKDAMANLPFNLLGEKPHNLPYSIWQLVEHIKIAQWDMLKFSKDGSHQSPKWPDEYWPKETAPKDEAIWNNTLKQLESDLKEFIALLDSADLFEPIPHGDGQSVLREALQIADHNAYHIAEIVVIRRLLGAWKS; encoded by the coding sequence ATGGAAAATCAAACATCAATATTGGTTACCGAACTAAAAAAATTGCTAAATGGCGGTGGAGCGCATGTGGGATTGAAAGATGCCATGGCAAACCTGCCTTTTAATCTTTTAGGAGAAAAACCTCATAATTTACCCTACAGTATTTGGCAGTTGGTAGAACACATTAAAATTGCACAATGGGATATGCTCAAGTTTAGCAAAGATGGATCACATCAGTCGCCGAAATGGCCGGATGAATATTGGCCAAAAGAAACTGCGCCAAAGGATGAAGCAATCTGGAATAATACACTTAAACAGCTTGAAAGTGACCTAAAAGAATTCATTGCCTTATTGGATTCAGCAGATTTATTTGAGCCGATTCCGCATGGAGACGGGCAGAGTGTTTTGCGTGAGGCTTTACAGATTGCAGATCATAACGCGTATCATATCGCCGAAATTGTGGTTATCAGGCGTTTATTGGGCGCCTGGAAAAGTTAA